The sequence TAGGGCTGCAAAGTTTATGTTTTGATCGCAAAAATCAAAGCGGAAAAGTACCCAAGCAGATTATTCTCTCGGTAAATCATATCAAACCTGAAAATCTTGCCCGTAATTTGCAAAATTTATCGCAATTATTACCGCTTGATAAGGTGGAAGAGGTACGTTTGGTTTATGTGACCGCGTTTTATGATGCACAGCATTTGATTGAAAAAGTAGCGGAATTGCTTCGCCCTTATCCTGAGGTATTACTCAAAATTATTCGTGTACATACTAAAGGGGCAAGGGATGAAGAAGGGCTGGCTCCTTTTGTGCCTACAATAGAGCAAACAGATAAACTGGCTGAATTTGCCAAACAATGCGGAATTCAAAAAATTATCACGATTTATTAATGGATAGAGCATTTTGAGTGAGAGTTGGCTGATACAAGCGGTTAAAAAAGCCTGATTTTTTGCAAAAAAGAACCGAGCATTTCTGTTGCTCGGTTTTTCTGTTTTAATTAAGCTGTTTTAGCAGATGTTTTTGCTTTTTTACTTGGCGTTTTTTCTGCTTTTTTTGCCTCTTTTTTCACAGGTGGTTTATCGGTAGTTGCCACTTTTCTCGTTTTCTTGGGTTTAGTGGTTTCTGTCTGTGAGTGTGTCGTTGCAATCCACTCATTCACCTTGGCTAAGAAGATTTGTCCCATTGGGCGAGGGTCACCGGAGAATAAGGTTTGCAATCTATTATTTTCAATAATATAACGGCGAATTGCTAAACGTTCCTCATGGTTTTCTGCTAAGCGAATTGCGCAGTTAACGTATTCATCTGCGGTTTGGGTAATTAACCATTCCGGTAAACCTAAGCGTTTAAATAAACCTTCATCAATATGTTCATGCACTTCAGGCCCGGTTTTGCAAACGCCTACTAAGCCGAGTGTTACCATATCAATGATGCCATTTGTATTACCAAACGGGAACGGGTTGACCATCATATCACAGCGATGTAACACATTCAGATATTCCTCGTAAGGTAAATGAGCATGAGCAGTTGCATCAGAACCTAAGTAACTTTTAATAAAGCGTTCTACATAAGGGTGTGTAATACCACTTGATTGGCCTAAGGCAAAATGAAAATGCACTTTCACTTTTGCTCTATCACGGATCGCTTTTAAGGCTTCAAGGAAATAAGGGTTTAGCTTCATGGTTGTTGATGCAATACCGATATTCACCACTTCCGGTTTTTCACGTAGGTTATAAACGACGGAATTCGGTGCTAATGCAGATGGTACATAAGGCAGGGCATCTTTTGGTAAGCGTAATAATTTTTCGCTAAAACACTCCTCAGTCCCTACATAATCATCTTCTACCACAACATATTCAATAAAATCAGAATGAGTTGTTGCCGGATGACCGAGTGCCACGGCTTGAATCGGAGCAAAACGGGCATTGCTGGCAAAAATAGTGGTTAAATCCATACCGATACTTGGCATATAGAATACTGCAGGACCGTTTTGCTCACAAAGTTCTCTAATAAACCAAAGGCGATCAAATAACGTTCCCTCTTTTGGTGTTTCATGGAATTCATCAAAAACAGCACGTCCTGCTTCATCAACTGCTTCACTACCTAAGCCAATCAAATAAAAATGCTCACGAGCAGCAACCATTGAGGTTGAATGGGTTCGATAAATAGAGTGTGCAGAATGGAAATGCTCTAATAATACCACCATAACAGGTTTGCCGTTACGCTCGCCTAATTGCGTGATTTGTCTGTCTTCCCAGCCTGCGAATAGTAGATGGCGGCGAATGACCTCGTTTAATGCCCGTTTTACGTCATGTTTGTTTGCTGCTGTATCATAGCTGCAATGCATATAGACATCGTGAGAAATCGAATTAGGCAATTTATTCAGATTTTCAATTTGCGCTAATTTAGATGGGAACCACTGCAAAATTGCCGCACGTTTTGAAAATGCTGTTGCTGTACCAATAAAGCGGGGAGACTGCAGAGCAAAACAAAGCGATGCAGTTAAATCTGGCGATGCTCCCCAAGCAGTATCTAGATTTAATGAGATATTTGATTCCGGCAAATATAAAATGCAAAACTTAATCAACGCGGATAAAGTTGCTTCTAAATCTACGGAGTTGATATCGGTGGTGTTTTTATTTTTATTGTATGAACGCAAAATATGGTCGGCGTTTACATATGGAGAACTTGCGAAAATCAAGGCGATCCAACGTTGCAGAGTTAAAAAGCGCAAAGCACCGTGCTCTGAAATTTCCATTGCAGGATCTTCAAATAAACGGGTAATTGCGACTGCCATTCGAGTACAAAAGTAGATCGCTTGCTCCTTTTCTAAATTGTCAAGTTGGCTCGGCGTGTCAAATTCGATCCCGGAAGTTCCACCGAAGTTGCTATCTAATTTCGAAAGGATAGCTAATAACTCATTACAAGCACCTTCATAATCTTTAGCGGCGACGGCTTTTTCAAAGCGAATAACGCTAGGCAGTTTTTCTTCTGACATGATTTGTCCTTAATTTAATGTTCCCCACAGATCATATTCATCTGCGTTTGTAATTGTGACTGAAATAATTTGGCCCACCGTAATATCTCGGTTTTCAGGTTTATCGACATAAACCAAACCGTCAATTTCCGGTGCATCTGCTTGGGAGCGACCGATAATGCCTTCTTCATCAATTTCATCAACGATGACTTGCAAAGTTTTGCCGATTTTACGTTGCAGACGCTCGGTAGAAATCTGTTGTTGTAGTGCCATAAAGCGGTGGAAACGTTCCTCTTTAATTTCTTCCGGCACTTGATCTTCCATCTCAGTTGCGACAGCTCCTTCAACCGGGCTGAATTTGAAACAGCCTACACGATCTAATTGAGCCTCCTGTAAGAAATCAAGCAGCATTTGGAAATCTTCTTCGGTTTCGCCTGGGAAGCCGACGATAAAGGTCGAGCGAATGGTTAAATCCGGGCAGATTTCACGCCATTTTTTAATGCGTTCCAATGTGCGGTCAATCGAGCCGGGGCGTTTCATTGCTTTCAGGATTTTCGGGCTTGCGTGTTGTAATGGTATATCCAAATACGGCAGGATTTTACCGCTTGCCATAAGAGGAATGAGATCGTCCACGCTTGGGTAAGGATAAACATAGTGCAAGCGCACCCATGCACCGAGCGTGCCGAGCTGCTCGCATAGTGTGGTTAAATCGTTTTTGATTGGCATACCGTTCCAGAACACTGTTTTTGAGCCGTTTTCGCGCTTTTTATCCATTGCATATGCTGATGTGTCTTGTGAGACGACTAAAATCTCTTTCACGCCTGCATCAACTAAGCGTTTTGCTTCGTCCAATACCTGCACAATCGAGCGGCTGTCTAAATCGCCACGCATCGATGGAATAATACAGAAGGTACAACGGTGGTCGCAGCCCTCAGAAATTTTTAGGTAGGCGTAATGTTTCGGCGTCAGTTTTACCCCTTGTTTCGGTACGAGGTTTACATAGGGGTTATATTCCGGGCGTGGCACATATTTATGTACGTGCTGCATCACCGCCTCATAACTATGCGGACCGGTAATTTCCAACACTTGCGGGTGGACCTCGCGAATTTGATTTTCTTTAGCACCCAAGCAGCCGGTGACGATTACTTTACCGTTGTTTTGTAATGCTTCACCGATACTTTCGAGTGATTCTTGCACCGCACTGTCGATAAAACCACAGGTGTTTACAATGACTAAATCTGCACCTTCGTAGCTTGGAATAATATTGTAACCGTCAGAACGTAACTCCGTTAAAATACGTTCTGAATCCACAAGGTTTTTAGGACAGCCTAGGCTGATAAATCCGATATTTGGTGAAGCACTCATATAACTCTCAATATAAAAAATAAAAAACCCTACAATTTGTCTTGTAGGTAAAAAAAGTTGGGCAAGATTTTACAAAATCTTGCCCTAAATAGCGATAACAAGCGGTCAAATTTTAATAAACATTTACAAACTTGAAACTAGCTTAATTTAAGTTCTAATCTAAATCAGTGAGCATAGCAATGACAATCGCAGAAGACTTTTCTGCCGCTAGCGGTAAAAATTCTTCAAAGGAAAGATGAGATTCTTTATCCGCTACATCTGAAACTGCACGCACTACTACGAAAGGCACATCAAAAGCGTGGCAGACTTGAGCAATCGCTGCAGCTTCCATTTCAACCGCAACCACATTTGGGAAGTTTCGGCGGATCTCTGCGATTTTTTCAGCCCCGTTAATAAAAGCATCACCACTACAGATTAAGCCGGAAACCACGTTAAAACCGGCTTTTTGTGCCTCTTTTTTAGCAAATTCCACTAATTCTTCATTAGGGGAGAATGCCGCCGGATTTGACGGAAGCTGCCCGATTTCATAACCGAAAGCAGTAACATCAACATCATGATGGCGTACTTCCGTAGAGATAAGAATATCACCGACATTTAAATTTGAGTCTAAGCCACCGGCAGAGCCTGTATTAATGATTAAATCCGGCTGCACGAGTTGTATAAGCAGTGTTGTACCTACAGCTGCCGATACTTTACCGATTCCCGATTGTAATAATGCCACACGGGTGTGATTGATTTTTCCTTCAAAAATTTTACAGCCGGCTAATTCGGTTACTTTAGGTTCTACCATTAAATTACGTAGAATTTCAATTTCTTGTGCCATTGCACCAATAATACCAATTTTCATCTTTTCTCTTCTTCTGTTTTTATGTGTGAAAACACTATTATAGCATTAATAGTGTGGTGGAGGCGTTTCTTCTGCTTGAGAGGCAATTTGACTTCCTTGGATGCCCTTAAACTTTTCTGCTAAGTGACGGATTTGGGTTTGTAGCTTATCTACAGCAAATTGCTGCTCGATTAGAGATTGGTTTAATTCCTCAATAATCAGCTCTTGAAACGCAACTTTTGTTTCTAATTCGGTAATTCTCATTGAAACTGTATAATTATCATCCATTTTGAGTAAAAAAAGGTTGTGTGAAACGGAATTACACTTTACCCTATCCAAATAATTCTTAACAGTTATTTTTATAAGGAAAAATTATGTTAAAAGCGAAATTATCCACTCTTGCTATTATCACCTCTGCTTTTTTTGCAACTCAGGTAATGGCTGAAGAAAAAGCTGATCCGAAATTTGTTGATGATTCATCTTATGCGGTTGGTGTATTGTTGGGTAAAAATATTGAAGGTGTGATGGAATCACAAAAACACATTTTTACTTATAATCAAGATAAAATTATTGCCGGTGTGCAAGATACGATTAAGAAAACCGGTAAGTTAACCGATGAAGATTTACAAAAGCATTTGAAATCATTAGATGCTTATTTATCGGCTAAAGAAGCGAAAATTACCGAAGAAAAGAATAAAGTAACCCTGGCTTCAGGTGATAAATTTCGTGCGGATTATAAAAAACAATCCGGTGTGAAAGAAACCTCTTCGGGTCTGCTTTATAAAATTGAAAAGGAAGGTGCAGGTAGCTCACCAAAACCGGAAGATACTGTAAAAGTACATTATAAAGGTACATTAACAGACGGCACGGTTTTTGATAGCTCATACGAGCGCGGTGAGCCAATTGAGTTTCAATTGAGTCAATTAATCCCGGGATGGATTGAGGCGATTCCAATGCTGAAAAAAGGCGGAAAAATGGAAATTGTTCTACCGCCGAAATTAGGTTATGGTGAGCGTGCTGCGGGTAAAATTCCAGCGAATTCAACCTTAAAATTTGAAATTGAATTATTAGATTTCAAAGCGGCTGAAGAGAAAAAATAAGCCAAAGCCCTAAGTAATTGAATCTACACAAGCGGTCGGATTTGTTATAAGATTTGCAGGCTTGCGTTTGAATATTGATTAAGTTGATATTCAAGCGTAGGCGTTTTGCAAAATTTTTATAAAATCTGACCGCTTGTATTATGACAAAAAAATTCACGCCTTTTTCAGACGAAGATCATGCTATCCTCGCCTCTTACTTTCCTATCGTTGACGGTATTGCTGCCTTAATTGGTGAGCATTGCGAAATTGTGCTTCACTCATTAGAGTTTCTGGAGCATTCTGCAATTTATATTGCCAACGGGCATAATACTAATCGCAAAATTGGTTCACCGATTACCGATCGTGCATTGAAATCTTTACATCACATGGCAACCGATAGCGTGTCTAAGCCTTATTTTACGAAAGCAAAAGGTGGTGTATTGATGAAATCTATTACTATCGCTATTCGTAACGGAAAACAGCATGTAATTGGTTTATTGTGTGTGAATATCAATTTGGAAGTACCGACCTCGCAATTCTTAAGTTCATTTATTGCCCCGTTAGATACTGAAGCAGAAGTGACTTTTGCCAGCTCGGTAGAAGATTTGGTTTCACAAACCATTCAAACAACGATTGATGATGTGATGGCAGATCGTCAAATTTCCAACAATAATAAAAATCGACAAATTGTCCTTTCATTATTTGAGAAAGGCATTTTTGATATTAAAGATTCCATTAACCAAGTGGCGGAAAAGTTGGATATTTCGCGTCATACGGTTTATCTCTATATTCGGCAAATTAAACAGGATAATGATTAATGGATTATGTATTAGCGGTAAAATCGCCGGTTTATGGTTCTCAAGCGGCATTTTTGGCATACCAAGTGGCAGAAGAGCTTATCAAAGCAAATCACACTATCCGTCAAGTCTTCTTCTTTCAAGACGGAGTCAGCAATGCTAATGCTTTTGTCAATGTCGCAACAGATGAGATTAATTTAGTCGAGATGTGGAAAAACTTGGCAAAATCTCACCGCTTGCCACTACATTTATGTATTGCAGCAGCACAACGCAGGGGCATTGTTGATGAGCAAAGTTCTCATAACCAAGCAAACAATTTAGCCGAATGTTTTACCCTTGCCGGCTTAGGTGAATTTAGCCAAGCAGTGCTAAAAGCCGATAGATTACTGACATTTTAAAATGAAAAAATACAAGCTCGCCTTTTTATTTACACAGCCACCTTTCGGCTCTGCTGTTAGCCGTGAAGGGCTAGATGCTTTATTGGCTGCCAGTGCATTTTGTGATGAACAAGATATCGCGATTTGCTTTTTGAATGATGGTATATTTAATTTGCTTGCCGGTCAGCAACCGGAGATATTGCTGCAAAAAGATCACATTTCTACTTTTAAATTATTGTCGCTTTATGATTTAAATGAGTGCTTTGTCTGCCAAGATTCTGTGAGGGTACGTCAATTAGAGCAAGCGCAGTGGATGCTGGCGAATATCCAATTTAAAACACAGGTGGAGATTTTTACTATTCTCCAACAAGCAGAAAAAGTGCTGACTTTTTAAGGAATATCAATGCTTTATACATTTTCGAAAGCGCAATATGATGCTGAAACGCTAGACACTTTTTTAACGCATCTTAATGAGAACGATGTAGTCGTATTATGGCAAGATGGGGTACTGCAAGCGGTCAAAAATCAAGATTTTTTTGCGAAATTGCCTCGCTGTTATCTTTTAGAACAAGATGTGGTTGCCAGAGGGCTAAATGAATCGCTTCGAATATTTAAAACTCTTTCATTATCTGAATTCATCGGTTTAACTGAAAAAAATTTTCCACAAATTGCACTTTAGCGAATAATAGTTTTGTCAGTAACAGTATTTTAGATTATGATGTAATCAATTCTTAAATGAGGGAAAATCCAATGAAAGCAAAATATCTTGTTTCGTTAGTCGCAATGGTGCCACTATTAGCAACGGCAGAAGAAAATACGACCTGGGTTGATAAACAGCACTCAACAGTCAGTAATAAGTTAGATAGTTGGGCAGATAATATTAATACTTGGTTAGGTGAAACAGACCCGAACAAACCAGGTACTGCAAGCTTACGTGTTATGTTGGATAGCCAATGGAATAAGCATGATAAATTTACTTATAAGCCTCGTGTTCGAGGAAAAATTAAGTTGCCGGTTTTGAAAAAGCATCTTAATGTGGTATTTGGTGATGATGAGTTAGATAACGAAATTACCGATAAAACCCATGTTGGCAAAATGTACAAAAATCTTCCTCAAAATAAACGTTATAATTCCCGAGAGGCTCGAGATTCAAACTCATCTATCGGTTTACGTTGGTCAGATAATATTAAAGCACTTGGTATTGAAACCGACCTCGATGGCGGTATTCGTTCCGGTAGCGATATTTTCGGACGTTTACGTATCAGCAAAGAATGGCAAATTACTGACCAATTCAGCACCCGTTTAGAGCAAATCTACCGTTACGGTACCGAGAGTAAACATTATTTACGTACTAATTTTGAAAATAAATATCAAGAAACGGACACTACGTTTATTATGAACCATACCCATTTTGAATATCGTCATGATGTGGATGAAGAACGCAGTTGGGGAAACAGTTTATATCGCCAGCATAATTTTAAACCGTTAAGTCATATCAGCTACGGTATCTCATTTGGTGGACGTTTAGACAAAGATTTATCAAGATTTAATCATTGGGGACCTTTTGTTAGCTATCGTCAACCGATTTGGCGTAATTGGCTATTCGTGCAACCGGAAATCAGTTTCTATAACGACAAAGACAATAACCGTAAACACTTTATCAATACCTTTGTTCGCTTAGAAGCGATTTTCTAGTAGGCGAAAATAAAAGCGGTCAGAATTTGCAAAAAAATAACAAATTTTGACCGCTATTTTTTATGAGAGATTATGCCCAATATTTGTCAATTTCTGCTCGAATTGCTTCGGCAGTTTGTTTACCTTTTTCACCCACTAAAGCACGACCTGCGATAAAGGCTTTCGCATTTTTGATTTCTTTAAATAGATGAATATCTTCCGGCACGATACCGCCTGTGATCGATAACTCTAAACCTAACGCAGAAAGCTGTTTCATTAATTCAACATCTTCAGCCGTCCAGCCCTTGCCTGCAAGTTCTGCATCACGTGAGCGATGGTAAATGGCTTGAGTAACCCCTAATTCCACCCATTCTTTTGCGTCTTTTTCAACTGTCCAGTTGCCGTAGATTTCAATTTGAATCTCTTTTTTCACTTTAAGTTCAGGGTGTGCTGCATTGAACTCATCTGCCACTTTTTTACAGGCGGCTTTAGTTGCAGGATGAGCAGCTGCTGAAACTGTTAACCAATCTGCACCGGCCTCAAATGCCATTTTGGCTAAAATTGCACCGCCATCGGTAGTTTTTAAATCGCACACAATGATGTGATTTGGATGTAAAGCACGCAGGGTTGAGACAGCTTTCATGCCTTCTGCAAATGCAAGAATAGTACCTACCTCAATGATTTCGACCACCCCTTCAGCCTTTTTGGCATCTGCCACGCCTTTTTCAAGACTAAGGGAATCAAGTGCAATTTGGAGCATTGGTTTTGACATAATTTATTCCTCTATATCTGGAGATTTGTAAAATTTTGGTGTTTTTTGCCCGCTTGTAGAGCGCAATTATTGCGCCCTAGATAAGCTTAGTTTAATGCCGCATCAATTACCGCATATACCTCTTCGGCGGTTTTACAACGGCGGATTTTGTCTAAATCTACACCGGTGTCGCTATCAGGATCGTCTAGGACTTGGGTGATCTCCATTAAACCTTGCATATGTTGGTCAGAATCGCTACCGGCAAGAGTGAGCATTACGTGAACCGGCTCGTCTTCACCATCAAAATAGATTGGGGTATCAAAAGTAACTAAGGCAAATGATGTTTTAATCACCCCTTCTTCCGGGCGAGCATGTGGCATTGCCAGGCCCGGTGCAAGAATGATATAAGGCCCCATTTCTTTAATTTTACTGACAATATTGTCATAGTAACGTGGTTCAATTGTGCCGGCTTTTTCGAGTAAGTCTGTTCCGATTTTAATAGCTTCTTCCCAGTTTGAAGCCGATTGGTTTAATAAAATTGAGTTATTTTCAATAAGAGATTGTTTTAAGTTCATAACATTACCTTGTGCTGCTTAAGGAGGACGTCGCACGGGTTCCACCCGTGCGAGGAGAAATATATCTTAGTAGCTAGAGTTAATCAGCACTTCTTCACCATATCCACCTGCTTGTGGGAACGGTAAGTAGGTAGAGTTGGTAGCACGCAGTAAGCGGATGCCACGAATGCCGGCTTCTTTGGCTGCAAGAATATCGTCATCGCTGTCACCATAGTGGAGCTGAACTTTGTTTTTCAAGATACCGGCAGTTTTGTTATATGTAGTTTTGAGTTGATCTACGCCATGTCCACCCATAAAATTGACCGGGTGCATTTGTTTGATATTCAAGGTTTTTTCCAGTAATGGCGTAACTTGGTCATCTTTACCGGCAGTACGACCGGTGATAAAGAAAATTTGGTCACCACGGGCTTGGTGCATATCAATCAGTGCACGAGCTGCTTCTTTTGGAATTGAGTATTTATCGCAACCTGCGTTGATTTCATCCCAGAACTCTTGTTTTTTCAGATAACTGTGATCTTCCGGTGAGTATTTTTGTTTGCCGTAGTAAAAGCAGCCACTGCTAGCAAGTACAGTATCATCAATATCAAAGCTGACATTCATTGGTGGTTTTCCTTCAAGGCTTGCTTTGATTTGCTCTACTGAAACCCAGTGAATTGGGGCTTGTTGTTTTTCTACGCTGCGTGTATCGAAGCCGGCTTGTGTGTATGGTTCTTTGGGGGCAGCTTGGACTGCACAAGCAACGGTCGCAGATAATAGAGTAATAAGTAAGGTTCGAGAAAGTTTCATATATGGTTCCTTCTGTTTTTGTAGGGAAATCGGGGCAAAAATGCCCCGTCAATTAATAATTATTGTGCCTGATGTTTGTTAATCAACGCAATCAATTCATCACCAAATGAGTTTGGATTCAGCATATTTTGTACGCCTAGTACCGCTTTACCTTCCGGTACTTCGATTTCATTGGCTAAATGCTTGCTGGATACAATAATATCCACCTCATTTAATTTTCCTTTGTAATCAGTTACTGCACAGGAGTCCATAATATTTGGAATGCCGCGTTTGTCTAAGTAACCTTTAATTTTCATTTTCATCATCATTGATGAGCCTTGGCCTGAACCGCATACCGCGAGGATTCGCACAGGATTTGCAGAATTTTCGCTAGAAACGACCGCTTGTACTTCAGCTTTTTCTTCAGTTTTTACTTCGTCTAAGCCGTAGCCGTCTAACTGTTCAAGGGTTAAGCCTTTTGCAGCAGCTTCCGCTTCTTCTGCACGAAGTTGTTTAGATGCGAAGAACATATACACCATAGCGGTTGCCACAATTACGAAGAAGAAGCCCGGAATACTAATAATACCTTGCAGAATTGGTGGGAAGAATAATGCCCAGTCTGCCATACCCATCCAGCCGTTGAAGGTTGTACCTTGGCTTGCCAACATTTGAATAACCCATGCAGAACCTAATACTTCGATGATCCCCATCACAAAACAGATTTTCATTA comes from Mannheimia granulomatis and encodes:
- a CDS encoding adhesin, with the protein product MSEEKLPSVIRFEKAVAAKDYEGACNELLAILSKLDSNFGGTSGIEFDTPSQLDNLEKEQAIYFCTRMAVAITRLFEDPAMEISEHGALRFLTLQRWIALIFASSPYVNADHILRSYNKNKNTTDINSVDLEATLSALIKFCILYLPESNISLNLDTAWGASPDLTASLCFALQSPRFIGTATAFSKRAAILQWFPSKLAQIENLNKLPNSISHDVYMHCSYDTAANKHDVKRALNEVIRRHLLFAGWEDRQITQLGERNGKPVMVVLLEHFHSAHSIYRTHSTSMVAAREHFYLIGLGSEAVDEAGRAVFDEFHETPKEGTLFDRLWFIRELCEQNGPAVFYMPSIGMDLTTIFASNARFAPIQAVALGHPATTHSDFIEYVVVEDDYVGTEECFSEKLLRLPKDALPYVPSALAPNSVVYNLREKPEVVNIGIASTTMKLNPYFLEALKAIRDRAKVKVHFHFALGQSSGITHPYVERFIKSYLGSDATAHAHLPYEEYLNVLHRCDMMVNPFPFGNTNGIIDMVTLGLVGVCKTGPEVHEHIDEGLFKRLGLPEWLITQTADEYVNCAIRLAENHEERLAIRRYIIENNRLQTLFSGDPRPMGQIFLAKVNEWIATTHSQTETTKPKKTRKVATTDKPPVKKEAKKAEKTPSKKAKTSAKTA
- the rimO gene encoding 30S ribosomal protein S12 methylthiotransferase RimO, encoding MSASPNIGFISLGCPKNLVDSERILTELRSDGYNIIPSYEGADLVIVNTCGFIDSAVQESLESIGEALQNNGKVIVTGCLGAKENQIREVHPQVLEITGPHSYEAVMQHVHKYVPRPEYNPYVNLVPKQGVKLTPKHYAYLKISEGCDHRCTFCIIPSMRGDLDSRSIVQVLDEAKRLVDAGVKEILVVSQDTSAYAMDKKRENGSKTVFWNGMPIKNDLTTLCEQLGTLGAWVRLHYVYPYPSVDDLIPLMASGKILPYLDIPLQHASPKILKAMKRPGSIDRTLERIKKWREICPDLTIRSTFIVGFPGETEEDFQMLLDFLQEAQLDRVGCFKFSPVEGAVATEMEDQVPEEIKEERFHRFMALQQQISTERLQRKIGKTLQVIVDEIDEEGIIGRSQADAPEIDGLVYVDKPENRDITVGQIISVTITNADEYDLWGTLN
- the mtnN gene encoding 5'-methylthioadenosine/S-adenosylhomocysteine nucleosidase, with amino-acid sequence MKIGIIGAMAQEIEILRNLMVEPKVTELAGCKIFEGKINHTRVALLQSGIGKVSAAVGTTLLIQLVQPDLIINTGSAGGLDSNLNVGDILISTEVRHHDVDVTAFGYEIGQLPSNPAAFSPNEELVEFAKKEAQKAGFNVVSGLICSGDAFINGAEKIAEIRRNFPNVVAVEMEAAAIAQVCHAFDVPFVVVRAVSDVADKESHLSFEEFLPLAAEKSSAIVIAMLTDLD
- a CDS encoding SlyX family protein, with the translated sequence MDDNYTVSMRITELETKVAFQELIIEELNQSLIEQQFAVDKLQTQIRHLAEKFKGIQGSQIASQAEETPPPHY
- the fkpA gene encoding FKBP-type peptidyl-prolyl cis-trans isomerase — its product is MLKAKLSTLAIITSAFFATQVMAEEKADPKFVDDSSYAVGVLLGKNIEGVMESQKHIFTYNQDKIIAGVQDTIKKTGKLTDEDLQKHLKSLDAYLSAKEAKITEEKNKVTLASGDKFRADYKKQSGVKETSSGLLYKIEKEGAGSSPKPEDTVKVHYKGTLTDGTVFDSSYERGEPIEFQLSQLIPGWIEAIPMLKKGGKMEIVLPPKLGYGERAAGKIPANSTLKFEIELLDFKAAEEKK
- a CDS encoding helix-turn-helix transcriptional regulator, which encodes MTKKFTPFSDEDHAILASYFPIVDGIAALIGEHCEIVLHSLEFLEHSAIYIANGHNTNRKIGSPITDRALKSLHHMATDSVSKPYFTKAKGGVLMKSITIAIRNGKQHVIGLLCVNINLEVPTSQFLSSFIAPLDTEAEVTFASSVEDLVSQTIQTTIDDVMADRQISNNNKNRQIVLSLFEKGIFDIKDSINQVAEKLDISRHTVYLYIRQIKQDND
- the tusD gene encoding sulfurtransferase complex subunit TusD, which produces MDYVLAVKSPVYGSQAAFLAYQVAEELIKANHTIRQVFFFQDGVSNANAFVNVATDEINLVEMWKNLAKSHRLPLHLCIAAAQRRGIVDEQSSHNQANNLAECFTLAGLGEFSQAVLKADRLLTF
- the tusC gene encoding sulfurtransferase complex subunit TusC, whose amino-acid sequence is MKKYKLAFLFTQPPFGSAVSREGLDALLAASAFCDEQDIAICFLNDGIFNLLAGQQPEILLQKDHISTFKLLSLYDLNECFVCQDSVRVRQLEQAQWMLANIQFKTQVEIFTILQQAEKVLTF
- the tusB gene encoding sulfurtransferase complex subunit TusB; the encoded protein is MLYTFSKAQYDAETLDTFLTHLNENDVVVLWQDGVLQAVKNQDFFAKLPRCYLLEQDVVARGLNESLRIFKTLSLSEFIGLTEKNFPQIAL
- a CDS encoding 3-keto-L-gulonate-6-phosphate decarboxylase UlaD gives rise to the protein MSKPMLQIALDSLSLEKGVADAKKAEGVVEIIEVGTILAFAEGMKAVSTLRALHPNHIIVCDLKTTDGGAILAKMAFEAGADWLTVSAAAHPATKAACKKVADEFNAAHPELKVKKEIQIEIYGNWTVEKDAKEWVELGVTQAIYHRSRDAELAGKGWTAEDVELMKQLSALGLELSITGGIVPEDIHLFKEIKNAKAFIAGRALVGEKGKQTAEAIRAEIDKYWA
- a CDS encoding PTS sugar transporter subunit IIA; its protein translation is MNLKQSLIENNSILLNQSASNWEEAIKIGTDLLEKAGTIEPRYYDNIVSKIKEMGPYIILAPGLAMPHARPEEGVIKTSFALVTFDTPIYFDGEDEPVHVMLTLAGSDSDQHMQGLMEITQVLDDPDSDTGVDLDKIRRCKTAEEVYAVIDAALN
- the aphA gene encoding acid phosphatase AphA, yielding MKLSRTLLITLLSATVACAVQAAPKEPYTQAGFDTRSVEKQQAPIHWVSVEQIKASLEGKPPMNVSFDIDDTVLASSGCFYYGKQKYSPEDHSYLKKQEFWDEINAGCDKYSIPKEAARALIDMHQARGDQIFFITGRTAGKDDQVTPLLEKTLNIKQMHPVNFMGGHGVDQLKTTYNKTAGILKNKVQLHYGDSDDDILAAKEAGIRGIRLLRATNSTYLPFPQAGGYGEEVLINSSY